The following are encoded together in the Coregonus clupeaformis isolate EN_2021a chromosome 24, ASM2061545v1, whole genome shotgun sequence genome:
- the LOC121537984 gene encoding uncharacterized protein LOC121537984 isoform X2 — MSINQHALGPAEEEILRRIKFRRDEHIIEKLQWIYKILCGLTNMRNRDLKTLSSQRCLIPFAPEDMNINPDLWESFINHQDQEPKSPSAKFAGCKPVQFGLRRKAGLKEIENETGDLPPWLNLLLDEKTTYEKDPQKPKNRHDMLERVRTKFIEIQRSMNNQMETDMFEKKIHREERMRTLLDALMASRKETCLHMLLSSLKHELREPKSALLFWYKILKSDVSELSDDRDFEYRTILQKIGQFHNFSHKKLPYSKEKFCLLVLSLPTNQLLRPAMQDALMFLTENVFQLLPRQLKHWYQYLKLPFYDAS; from the exons ATGTCAATAAACCAGCATGCTCTTGGTCCAGCAGAAGAGGAAATATTAAG AAGGATCAAATTCAGGAGGGACGAGCACATAATAGAGAAGCTTCAGTGGATCTACAAGATACTTTGTGGCTTAACCAACATGAGGAATAGAGACCTGAAAACACTG AGCTCTCAGAG GTGTCTGATTCCATTTGCACCTGAGGACATGAACATCAACCCAGACTTGTGGGAGTCATTCATCAATCACCAAGACCAAG AGCCAAAATCACCCTCCGCTAAGTTTGCTGG TTGTAAGCCTGTCCAGTTTGGACTCAGAAGGAAGGCAGGTCTAAAGGAGATAGAGAATGAAACTGGGGACCTACCTCCTTGGCTGAACCTGCTCTTGGATGAGAAAA CCACATATGAGAAGGATCCTCAGAA ACCAAAGAACAGACATGATATGCTGGAACGTGTCAGAACAAAGTTCATCGAAATCCAGAGATCTATGAACAATCAGATGGAGACAGACATGTTTGAGAAGAAAAT ACACCGAGAGGAGAGAATGAGGACTCTCCTGGATGCGTTGATGGCCTCAAGGAAAGAGACATGCCTACATATGCTGCTTTCCTCCCTAAAACATGAGCTCAGGGAACCAAAATCTgcgcttttattttg GTACAAAATCCTGAAGAGCGATGTCTCAGAACTGTCCGATGACAGGGACTTTGAGTACAGGACCATCCTGCAGAAGATCGGCCAATTCCACAACTTCTCTCACAAGAAGTTGCCCTACTCAAAG GAGAAATTTTGCCTCCTCGTTCTCTCTCTGCCAACGAATCAGCTTCTCCGACCAGCCATGCAAGATGCTCTGATGTTTCTCACTGAGAACGTCTTCCAGCTCCTACCCCGACAGCTCAAGCACTGGTATCAGTATCTCAAACTGCCCTTTTATGACGCATCCTGA
- the LOC121537984 gene encoding uncharacterized protein LOC121537984 isoform X1 yields MSINQHALGPAEEEILRRIKFRRDEHIIEKLQWIYKILCGLTNMRNRDLKTLLPLTSGYVNIIMKDTDKTNVLLKSSQRCLIPFAPEDMNINPDLWESFINHQDQEPKSPSAKFAGCKPVQFGLRRKAGLKEIENETGDLPPWLNLLLDEKTTYEKDPQKPKNRHDMLERVRTKFIEIQRSMNNQMETDMFEKKIHREERMRTLLDALMASRKETCLHMLLSSLKHELREPKSALLFWYKILKSDVSELSDDRDFEYRTILQKIGQFHNFSHKKLPYSKEKFCLLVLSLPTNQLLRPAMQDALMFLTENVFQLLPRQLKHWYQYLKLPFYDAS; encoded by the exons ATGTCAATAAACCAGCATGCTCTTGGTCCAGCAGAAGAGGAAATATTAAG AAGGATCAAATTCAGGAGGGACGAGCACATAATAGAGAAGCTTCAGTGGATCTACAAGATACTTTGTGGCTTAACCAACATGAGGAATAGAGACCTGAAAACACTG TTGCCTCTTACAAGTGGGTATGTGAACATCATCATGAAAGACACAGATAAAACCAATGTTCTTTTGAAGAGCTCTCAGAG GTGTCTGATTCCATTTGCACCTGAGGACATGAACATCAACCCAGACTTGTGGGAGTCATTCATCAATCACCAAGACCAAG AGCCAAAATCACCCTCCGCTAAGTTTGCTGG TTGTAAGCCTGTCCAGTTTGGACTCAGAAGGAAGGCAGGTCTAAAGGAGATAGAGAATGAAACTGGGGACCTACCTCCTTGGCTGAACCTGCTCTTGGATGAGAAAA CCACATATGAGAAGGATCCTCAGAA ACCAAAGAACAGACATGATATGCTGGAACGTGTCAGAACAAAGTTCATCGAAATCCAGAGATCTATGAACAATCAGATGGAGACAGACATGTTTGAGAAGAAAAT ACACCGAGAGGAGAGAATGAGGACTCTCCTGGATGCGTTGATGGCCTCAAGGAAAGAGACATGCCTACATATGCTGCTTTCCTCCCTAAAACATGAGCTCAGGGAACCAAAATCTgcgcttttattttg GTACAAAATCCTGAAGAGCGATGTCTCAGAACTGTCCGATGACAGGGACTTTGAGTACAGGACCATCCTGCAGAAGATCGGCCAATTCCACAACTTCTCTCACAAGAAGTTGCCCTACTCAAAG GAGAAATTTTGCCTCCTCGTTCTCTCTCTGCCAACGAATCAGCTTCTCCGACCAGCCATGCAAGATGCTCTGATGTTTCTCACTGAGAACGTCTTCCAGCTCCTACCCCGACAGCTCAAGCACTGGTATCAGTATCTCAAACTGCCCTTTTATGACGCATCCTGA